From a single Halobellus ruber genomic region:
- a CDS encoding ABC transporter ATP-binding protein, protein MTPEGQSTRSSESRLDEPLLRVDGVTAGYGATTVLQDVSVDVGNGEVVGLVGRNGVGKTTTLRTVMGTLAPRSGSVTYDGEDVGDLGPEETVRRGIALVPEERRIFGGLSVRENLELAELGGTGGRGGDHSWGIDEVLDTFENLADNESAPGSTLSGGEQQMLAVGRALVSGGRTLLLDEPTEGLAPYVVERVVETIESLRKRGLTVLLVEQNVRMALDVCDYVYVMDSGRIVHRSSPDALRDDDALDRHVGVSLDDDR, encoded by the coding sequence GTGACGCCCGAGGGTCAGTCCACGCGGTCGTCGGAGAGCCGGCTCGACGAGCCGCTGCTCCGCGTGGACGGCGTGACTGCCGGCTACGGTGCCACGACGGTCCTCCAGGACGTCAGCGTCGACGTCGGCAACGGGGAGGTCGTCGGGCTCGTCGGGCGGAACGGCGTGGGCAAGACGACGACGCTCCGGACGGTGATGGGAACGCTCGCGCCGCGGTCGGGATCGGTCACCTACGACGGCGAGGATGTCGGCGACCTGGGCCCGGAGGAGACGGTCCGCCGCGGGATCGCCCTGGTGCCCGAGGAACGCCGGATCTTCGGCGGGCTCAGCGTCCGGGAGAACCTCGAACTCGCCGAACTCGGCGGGACGGGCGGGCGCGGCGGCGACCATAGCTGGGGTATCGACGAAGTGCTCGACACGTTCGAGAACCTCGCGGACAACGAATCAGCCCCGGGAAGCACCCTCTCCGGCGGGGAACAGCAGATGCTCGCGGTCGGCCGGGCGTTGGTCAGCGGTGGCCGGACGCTCCTTCTCGACGAACCTACCGAGGGACTCGCGCCCTACGTCGTCGAGCGGGTGGTGGAGACGATCGAGTCGCTCCGGAAGCGCGGGCTGACCGTGCTGCTCGTCGAGCAGAACGTCCGGATGGCACTGGACGTCTGTGACTACGTGTACGTGATGGACAGCGGCCGGATCGTCCACCGGAGTTCTCCAGACGCCCTCCGCGACGACGACGCCTTAGACCGGCACGTC
- a CDS encoding ABC transporter ATP-binding protein, with protein sequence MTDRGGPILRTTGLTKRFGEFTAVDGVDLAVDRGEFRSIIGPNGAGKTTLFNLISGAMTPTEGTITLSGRDITALSPAERVAANLARSFQLTTVFNGLSVRENVRLAAQAERFETLSTARRLFADSGELEGVDRRTDAVLDELGLRSVADARASDLSYGDRRRLEVGLVLATDPDVVLLDEPTAGMSGDETDATIELFEDVLADRTVLLVEHNVDLVMRVSDRITTLNGGREVATGTPAEIAADDRVREAYLGGYTA encoded by the coding sequence ATGACTGACCGCGGGGGGCCGATCCTCCGGACCACCGGGCTCACGAAACGGTTCGGGGAGTTCACCGCGGTCGACGGGGTTGATCTCGCGGTCGACCGCGGCGAGTTCCGGAGCATCATCGGGCCGAACGGGGCGGGGAAGACGACGCTTTTCAACCTGATCAGCGGGGCGATGACCCCGACCGAGGGGACGATTACGCTGTCGGGGCGGGACATCACCGCGCTCTCGCCCGCCGAACGGGTCGCCGCGAACCTCGCCCGCTCGTTCCAGTTGACGACGGTGTTCAACGGGCTCTCGGTCCGTGAGAACGTCCGGCTCGCCGCGCAAGCGGAGCGGTTCGAGACGCTGTCGACGGCACGCCGGCTGTTCGCCGACTCCGGCGAGTTGGAGGGGGTCGACCGCCGGACCGACGCCGTCCTCGACGAACTCGGGCTCCGATCCGTCGCCGACGCGCGGGCCAGCGACCTCTCGTACGGGGACCGACGGCGGCTGGAGGTCGGTCTCGTGCTCGCGACCGACCCCGACGTGGTGCTGCTCGACGAGCCGACCGCGGGGATGAGCGGCGACGAGACCGACGCGACGATCGAGCTCTTCGAGGACGTGCTGGCCGACCGGACGGTGCTGCTCGTCGAGCACAACGTCGATCTCGTGATGCGCGTCTCCGACCGGATCACGACGCTGAACGGGGGCCGGGAGGTCGCGACCGGAACGCCGGCGGAGATCGCGGCCGACGACCGGGTTCGGGAGGCCTACCTCGGGGGGTACACGGCGTGA
- a CDS encoding ABC transporter permease — protein sequence MVPGTQLLDILLNGLTIGMVYVLVAAGLSLVFGVMDVLNLAHGELLALGAYFAFSLVTGFDGGGFWIALIAVPLLVGAVGAVTERGLINRVYGRGQLAQILLTFGLLLIIYDLKRFVWGTDPLFYSPPAVIDRTITVLGFSYSGYSYFIIAAGGLLAAAVWAALNHTRVGLVVRAGSEDREMVRNLGVDIDRYYTVVFGAGAALAAFGGVVLGGYQNVSLEMGNAVIIPAFVIVVLGGLGSFRGAVAGGLLVGIVQSAVSTLLPTIQGVVIFLLMIGVLLVRPQGLFGGTGEGVSAGRSEPSEFVGGLGGGVLTGRGRSRLGVAAVVLLALVPVFSGVIYSGFVVSLLITVLIWALFAMSLDIVLGYTGLISLGHALFYGLGAYATLLTLLYVSPSAFVALGVALATTAITAWVVGHVAIRVSGVYFVMITLAFAEIVRQVVVRADVTGGSSGLFGAPEPLYGIGGVGIRFDEVLVGVEPLLFTGDALFYYFLLAIVVASYLGVSRMMAAPFGTVLRAIRESELRARFVGYEVRSVKRQAFVVSSTLAGLSGALFALYNGFAAPDLLNWINSGNAIIMVVLGGSGTLYGPMIGAAVFTLIERQLSAAIPWWRLLLGTLFVVVVLFLPKGLISLPARLGDDRAGVGGPPASAEEVEPDD from the coding sequence ATGGTCCCGGGTACGCAGCTGCTCGACATACTCCTCAACGGCCTGACGATCGGGATGGTCTACGTCCTCGTCGCGGCCGGGCTCTCGCTCGTGTTCGGGGTGATGGACGTCCTGAACCTCGCACACGGGGAGCTACTGGCGTTAGGTGCGTACTTCGCGTTCTCGCTTGTGACCGGGTTCGACGGGGGCGGGTTCTGGATCGCGCTGATCGCGGTGCCGCTCCTCGTCGGGGCCGTCGGCGCGGTCACCGAACGCGGCCTCATCAACCGCGTCTACGGCCGCGGGCAGCTGGCGCAGATCCTGCTCACGTTCGGACTCCTGCTCATCATCTACGACCTCAAGCGGTTCGTCTGGGGGACGGATCCGTTGTTCTACTCGCCGCCGGCTGTCATCGACCGGACGATCACCGTCCTCGGGTTCTCCTACTCGGGGTACAGCTACTTCATCATCGCCGCCGGCGGGCTGCTCGCGGCCGCCGTCTGGGCGGCGCTGAACCACACGCGGGTGGGGCTGGTCGTCCGCGCCGGGTCGGAGGACCGGGAGATGGTGCGCAACCTCGGGGTGGACATCGACCGCTACTACACGGTGGTGTTCGGGGCGGGAGCGGCGCTTGCGGCGTTCGGCGGCGTCGTGCTCGGCGGCTACCAGAACGTCAGCCTGGAGATGGGCAACGCGGTCATCATCCCGGCGTTCGTGATCGTCGTATTGGGCGGCCTCGGGAGCTTCCGCGGCGCGGTCGCGGGCGGGCTGCTCGTCGGGATCGTCCAGAGCGCCGTCAGTACGTTGCTCCCGACGATCCAGGGGGTCGTGATCTTCCTGCTGATGATCGGCGTCCTCCTCGTCCGCCCCCAGGGGTTGTTCGGCGGGACCGGCGAGGGGGTAAGCGCCGGCCGATCGGAGCCAAGCGAGTTCGTCGGCGGGCTGGGCGGCGGCGTCCTCACCGGCCGGGGACGGTCGCGGTTGGGGGTCGCGGCCGTGGTCCTGCTGGCGCTTGTGCCCGTGTTCAGCGGGGTGATTTACTCCGGGTTCGTGGTGTCGCTTCTCATTACTGTCCTCATCTGGGCGCTGTTCGCGATGAGCCTCGACATCGTCCTCGGCTACACCGGGTTGATCTCGCTGGGCCACGCCCTGTTCTACGGGCTCGGGGCCTACGCGACGCTGCTGACGCTTCTGTACGTCTCGCCGTCGGCGTTCGTGGCACTCGGGGTCGCGCTCGCGACGACCGCGATCACGGCCTGGGTCGTCGGCCACGTCGCGATCCGGGTCTCGGGGGTGTACTTCGTGATGATCACCCTCGCGTTCGCGGAGATCGTCCGCCAGGTGGTCGTGCGGGCCGACGTTACGGGCGGCAGCAGCGGCCTCTTCGGCGCGCCCGAGCCGCTCTACGGGATCGGCGGCGTCGGGATCAGGTTCGACGAGGTGCTCGTCGGCGTCGAGCCGCTTCTGTTCACCGGCGACGCGCTGTTTTACTACTTCCTCCTCGCGATCGTGGTCGCGTCGTACCTCGGCGTCAGTCGGATGATGGCGGCGCCGTTCGGGACCGTCCTCCGGGCGATCAGGGAGAGCGAACTTCGGGCCCGGTTCGTCGGCTACGAGGTCCGGTCGGTCAAACGCCAGGCGTTCGTGGTCAGCTCCACCCTCGCGGGGCTCTCGGGCGCGCTGTTCGCGCTCTACAACGGCTTCGCCGCCCCCGACCTGCTGAACTGGATCAACAGCGGGAACGCGATCATTATGGTGGTGCTCGGCGGATCGGGGACGCTCTACGGACCGATGATCGGGGCGGCCGTGTTCACGCTGATCGAACGACAGCTCTCGGCGGCGATCCCCTGGTGGCGGCTTCTGCTCGGGACGCTTTTCGTGGTTGTCGTGCTCTTCCTCCCGAAAGGACTGATCTCGTTGCCGGCGCGGCTCGGGGACGACCGCGCCGGCGTCGGGGGACCGCCCGCGTCGGCGGAGGAGGTCGAACCGGATGACTGA
- a CDS encoding glutamate--tRNA ligase: MDDDLRERVERAAEKHALLNAVKYDSDADVGAIMGPLMGENPEFRPHGDEIPGVVGGVVARVNDLSAAERRERLEELAPEELAEIDAHDDEDDHDLPDLPNVDGYDEVRMRAAPNPNGPWHIGHARMPAVIGTYKQRYDGSFVVRFDDTDPETKRPDLDAYDAILEDIDYLGFEPDEVLLASDRLEIYYDHARELIDAGGAYTCSCAAGDFSELKNDARPCPHRNKATGTVHEEFEAMVDGEYDPGEMVLRVRTDIEHKNPALRDWVAFRLIDTPHPRPEAKEYRCWPMLDFQSGVDDHLTGVTHIIRGIDLQDSAKRQQFVYDYFGWEYPEVIHWGHVQVDAYDVAISTSTLKAKIEAGELDGWDDPRAPTLASLRRRGIRGEAVVEALAALGTSTSNVDLAMSSVYAANRDLVDDDAERYFLVRDGERFAVEGGPDAAHPPLHPDFEERGSRTIPVDGGVVLEPEDVPADGERVWLKGYAPVRRAGDRLVVTDDDIEVVRSGDVDVVHWAPDEGTVPVLMRTPDGDVRGVAEPDFAETAVDEVIQFERIGFVRVDDHGDEGSVVYWAHP, translated from the coding sequence ATGGACGACGACCTCCGCGAGCGCGTCGAGCGGGCGGCCGAGAAACACGCCCTGCTCAATGCGGTCAAGTACGACAGCGACGCCGATGTCGGCGCGATTATGGGGCCGTTGATGGGCGAGAACCCCGAGTTCCGCCCCCACGGCGACGAGATCCCGGGCGTCGTCGGCGGCGTGGTGGCGCGCGTCAACGACCTGTCTGCGGCCGAAAGGCGGGAGCGATTGGAGGAACTCGCTCCCGAGGAACTCGCGGAGATCGACGCCCACGACGACGAGGACGACCACGACCTCCCCGACCTCCCGAACGTCGACGGGTACGACGAAGTCCGGATGCGCGCCGCCCCGAACCCCAACGGCCCCTGGCACATCGGACACGCTCGGATGCCGGCGGTCATCGGCACTTACAAGCAGCGGTACGACGGCTCCTTCGTCGTCCGCTTCGACGATACCGACCCCGAGACGAAACGACCGGATCTCGACGCCTACGACGCCATCCTCGAGGACATCGACTACCTGGGGTTCGAGCCCGACGAGGTGCTGCTCGCGTCCGATCGCCTGGAGATTTACTACGATCACGCACGCGAACTGATCGACGCCGGCGGGGCGTACACGTGCTCGTGTGCGGCCGGGGACTTCTCCGAACTCAAGAACGACGCGCGGCCGTGTCCACACCGCAACAAGGCCACGGGGACCGTCCACGAGGAGTTCGAAGCGATGGTCGACGGCGAGTACGACCCCGGAGAGATGGTGCTGCGGGTCCGGACCGACATCGAGCACAAGAACCCCGCGCTGCGGGACTGGGTCGCGTTCCGCCTCATCGACACGCCGCATCCGCGACCCGAGGCCAAAGAGTACCGGTGTTGGCCGATGCTCGACTTCCAGTCGGGCGTCGACGACCACCTCACGGGGGTGACGCACATCATCCGCGGGATCGACCTCCAGGATTCGGCGAAGCGCCAGCAGTTCGTCTACGACTACTTCGGGTGGGAGTACCCCGAGGTCATCCACTGGGGGCACGTCCAGGTCGACGCCTACGACGTAGCCATCTCGACGTCGACGCTGAAAGCGAAGATCGAGGCCGGCGAACTCGACGGATGGGACGACCCCCGTGCACCCACGCTCGCCAGCCTCCGTCGGCGCGGCATCCGCGGCGAGGCCGTCGTGGAGGCGTTGGCGGCGCTCGGGACCTCCACCTCGAACGTCGACCTCGCGATGAGTTCGGTGTATGCGGCCAACCGCGACCTCGTCGACGACGACGCCGAGCGGTACTTCCTCGTCCGCGACGGCGAGCGCTTCGCGGTCGAGGGCGGTCCGGACGCCGCCCATCCCCCGTTGCACCCCGACTTCGAGGAGCGTGGCTCACGAACCATCCCCGTGGACGGCGGCGTCGTGCTCGAACCCGAGGACGTGCCGGCCGACGGCGAACGCGTCTGGCTGAAGGGATACGCCCCCGTCCGCCGGGCGGGCGACCGACTGGTGGTGACCGACGACGACATCGAGGTGGTCCGCTCCGGCGACGTCGACGTGGTCCACTGGGCCCCCGACGAGGGGACCGTCCCGGTCCTGATGCGGACCCCCGACGGCGACGTGCGTGGCGTGGCCGAACCCGACTTCGCGGAGACGGCGGTCGACGAGGTGATCCAGTTCGAGCGGATCGGGTTCGTCCGGGTGGACGACCACGGCGACGAGGGGAGCGTCGTCTACTGGGCGCACCCCTGA
- a CDS encoding cold-shock protein, giving the protein MANGTVDFFNDTGGYGFIETEDADEDVFFHMEDVGGEDLTEGTELEFEIEQAPKGPRATNVVRV; this is encoded by the coding sequence ATGGCAAACGGTACGGTTGACTTCTTCAACGACACGGGCGGTTACGGTTTCATCGAGACAGAGGACGCTGACGAGGACGTGTTCTTCCACATGGAAGACGTCGGCGGCGAGGATCTCACCGAGGGCACCGAGCTCGAGTTCGAGATCGAACAGGCCCCCAAAGGCCCCCGCGCGACGAACGTCGTCCGCGTCTAA
- a CDS encoding spermidine synthase, with protein sequence MISRFGPDRIPTRPEAAVFVSGVTSMGLEILAGRILAPEFGSTIYTWGGIIGVFLAALSLGYHRGGKRAAANASHTRLVGVFLATGLYVAGVVLFGDLIVQSTAVLPLPSRFVSLPAITILFGPPTYLLGYVSPYAAELAGGDVGATAGHIYALGTVGSIVGAFATTYFLVPALSVPQIGAILGLSAVVAAIAVAAPEFGDGTGLRVGGVAAALVLAAAVGGVGPSLAGDTVYGTQTAYQELQVVDRGDTRTLYLDGQPHSAMDLDDPNRHVFDYTRYFHASLLFTGEAEVDRVLFIGGGGFTGPRIFHDMYPNVTVDVVELDPAVIDAADRYFGIPDSPRLNVHRGDGRRFLEETNRTYDVIVLDAYRKDSVPFQLTTVEFMRQASEQLDDDGVLLANLISAPSGPASEFYRAEYKTMRQVFPRVYSFPTAGGPVVQNIEVVATKQEALLTEAELQARNQRRDIGIDLSGELDAYRRDEPTDDVPVLRDDRAPVDALLDGMVGQRYVQVRANESDDGVAGSGGLNRTAERIPSGGP encoded by the coding sequence ATGATCTCCCGGTTCGGCCCCGACCGGATACCGACCCGTCCGGAGGCTGCGGTGTTCGTCTCCGGGGTGACGAGTATGGGGCTTGAGATCCTGGCCGGCCGGATCCTCGCCCCGGAGTTCGGCAGCACCATCTACACCTGGGGCGGGATCATCGGGGTCTTCCTTGCGGCGCTCAGCCTGGGCTACCATCGCGGCGGGAAGCGCGCGGCGGCGAACGCCTCCCACACCCGCCTCGTCGGCGTCTTCCTCGCGACCGGACTCTACGTCGCCGGCGTCGTGCTGTTCGGCGACCTGATCGTCCAGTCGACAGCCGTGTTGCCGCTCCCGAGCCGGTTCGTCTCGCTGCCGGCGATCACGATCCTGTTCGGCCCGCCGACCTACCTGCTGGGCTACGTGAGCCCGTACGCTGCGGAACTCGCCGGCGGCGACGTCGGCGCGACCGCGGGACACATCTACGCGCTGGGGACGGTCGGCTCCATCGTCGGGGCGTTCGCGACCACCTACTTCCTGGTGCCTGCGCTGTCGGTCCCCCAGATCGGTGCGATACTCGGACTCTCGGCGGTCGTCGCCGCCATCGCGGTCGCGGCCCCGGAGTTCGGGGACGGAACGGGACTCCGGGTCGGCGGTGTCGCGGCCGCGCTCGTGCTCGCGGCGGCCGTCGGCGGAGTCGGCCCGAGCCTCGCCGGCGACACCGTCTACGGCACCCAGACGGCGTACCAGGAACTACAGGTCGTCGACCGCGGCGACACCCGGACGCTGTACCTCGACGGCCAGCCACACAGCGCGATGGACCTCGACGACCCCAACCGCCACGTCTTCGACTACACCCGCTACTTCCACGCGTCGCTGCTTTTCACCGGGGAGGCGGAGGTCGACCGGGTGCTGTTCATCGGGGGCGGCGGGTTCACCGGACCGCGGATCTTCCACGATATGTACCCGAACGTCACCGTCGACGTGGTGGAACTGGATCCGGCAGTGATCGACGCCGCCGACCGGTACTTCGGGATCCCCGACTCCCCGCGGCTGAACGTCCACCGCGGCGACGGCCGACGGTTCCTCGAAGAGACGAACCGGACCTACGACGTGATCGTCCTCGACGCCTACCGGAAGGACAGCGTGCCGTTCCAGCTGACGACGGTCGAGTTTATGCGGCAGGCGTCGGAGCAACTCGACGACGACGGGGTGTTGCTCGCAAACCTCATCTCCGCGCCGTCGGGCCCGGCCTCGGAGTTCTACCGCGCGGAGTACAAGACGATGCGGCAGGTGTTCCCGCGGGTCTACAGCTTCCCGACCGCCGGCGGCCCGGTCGTCCAGAACATCGAGGTGGTCGCGACGAAACAGGAGGCGCTTTTGACCGAAGCGGAACTCCAAGCGCGGAACCAGCGCCGCGACATCGGCATCGACCTCTCGGGGGAACTGGACGCCTACCGTCGCGACGAACCGACCGACGACGTGCCGGTCCTGCGTGACGACCGCGCGCCCGTCGACGCGCTGCTCGACGGGATGGTCGGTCAGCGCTACGTCCAGGTGCGGGCGAACGAGTCCGACGACGGCGTGGCTGGCTCCGGCGGGTTGAATCGAACCGCCGAGCGGATCCCATCGGGGGGACCGTAG
- a CDS encoding universal stress protein, whose amino-acid sequence MFERILLPTDGADSMDVVVRTAADIADRRDAVVHVLYVIDDRAFLTLDDGMKDDVLAELTGEGEVATDRAATRLREAGIEVTTGIRQGDPADEIISSVEAADIDLVAMGTRRGDYSNSMMGSVSQEVVARAPVPVLTVNLTEEE is encoded by the coding sequence ATGTTCGAGCGAATCCTGCTGCCGACGGACGGGGCCGACTCGATGGACGTGGTCGTGCGGACCGCGGCCGACATCGCCGACCGACGCGACGCCGTGGTCCACGTGCTCTACGTCATCGACGACCGGGCGTTCCTCACCCTCGACGACGGGATGAAAGACGACGTGCTCGCGGAGTTGACCGGCGAAGGGGAGGTCGCGACCGACCGGGCGGCGACCCGACTCCGGGAGGCGGGGATCGAGGTCACAACCGGGATCAGACAGGGCGACCCGGCCGACGAGATCATCTCCTCGGTGGAGGCGGCCGACATCGACCTCGTCGCGATGGGAACCCGCCGCGGCGATTACTCGAACAGTATGATGGGGAGCGTCTCCCAGGAGGTCGTCGCCCGCGCGCCCGTCCCGGTGCTGACGGTGAACCTCACAGAGGAGGAGTGA
- the msrB gene encoding peptide-methionine (R)-S-oxide reductase MsrB — MATEPSQSDDLPDSETEWRERLTDEEYEILRNRGTEPKFSGEYLDVKEDGTFRCAGCGAELFDSDVKFDSGSGWPSFYDANADAVETETDTRHGMSRIEVVCRACGGHLGHVFDDGPEPTGKRYCINSVALDFDPEE; from the coding sequence ATGGCGACCGAACCATCCCAGTCCGACGACCTGCCCGACTCGGAGACGGAGTGGCGCGAACGCCTCACCGACGAGGAGTACGAGATTCTCCGGAACCGGGGGACGGAACCGAAGTTCAGCGGCGAGTATCTCGACGTGAAGGAGGACGGCACCTTCCGGTGTGCCGGCTGCGGGGCCGAACTGTTCGACAGCGACGTCAAGTTCGACTCCGGGTCGGGGTGGCCCTCCTTTTACGACGCCAACGCGGACGCCGTCGAGACCGAGACCGACACCCGACACGGGATGTCCCGTATCGAGGTGGTGTGTCGCGCCTGCGGCGGCCACCTGGGACACGTCTTCGACGACGGTCCCGAGCCTACCGGAAAGCGCTACTGTATCAACTCCGTCGCCCTCGACTTCGACCCCGAGGAGTAA
- a CDS encoding DUF7332 family protein has protein sequence MRRGSDSGSRPLRVAAVALVCALVLAAVVPASVPVRAQSDAGTADAAADDRRCLPDGGRNLTIGDGNPHIDLTIHTSLFTDPSPPSALGLAASGVALDAEVVRLRTGVLVERVPEGVSANAVWDSFVILFDYRLSLPMFADSVGESTYEPTDGPVSGVETRGC, from the coding sequence ATGCGCCGTGGGTCCGACTCCGGGAGCCGTCCGCTCCGTGTCGCCGCCGTCGCGCTGGTCTGTGCGTTGGTGCTGGCCGCCGTCGTCCCCGCATCGGTCCCGGTTCGGGCACAGTCCGACGCCGGGACGGCCGACGCGGCCGCGGACGACCGGCGGTGTCTCCCGGACGGCGGCCGGAACCTCACGATCGGCGACGGCAACCCCCACATCGATCTCACGATCCACACCTCGCTGTTCACCGACCCGTCGCCGCCGAGCGCGCTGGGACTGGCGGCCAGCGGCGTGGCACTCGACGCGGAGGTCGTCCGACTGCGCACCGGGGTGCTGGTCGAGCGCGTCCCGGAGGGTGTCTCCGCGAACGCGGTCTGGGACTCGTTCGTGATCCTGTTCGACTACCGGCTGTCGCTGCCGATGTTCGCCGACTCGGTCGGCGAGTCGACGTACGAACCCACCGACGGGCCGGTGTCCGGCGTGGAGACCCGTGGCTGTTGA